The Patescibacteria group bacterium sequence GCCGGGGAAGTTTGTTTGGTTATTGATTATTGGTTATTTTTTTCCTTTCAATTAATTTTTAGCCAGGTTGTTATTGAACTGGTTGACTATAAATAGGTCGTTATGTTAAGATTGCCTATTGTTCATTGGATAATATGACAAACCATATCCACATAACTAACCGAAGGAGGGCGGTTATGAGGTTCTATATAATGCACCGCGGTTTGTTTGAGGAAATACCAGCTTCGGAAAGAAAAAATCACGCCACCTTCTTTGCGGCCCGGGACAGAAGAAATTTAAGAAGGGTGAAATTTTTTTCCGGAAAATATGCCGCCGATACCAAGCCCGGCCGGATAGAAAAGATATTAAGCTCTTTTGCCGGCAATTTGAAGATTAAAGTTTGCGGTCCGGCTGTTTTTCAAGGGCGTCCGGTTGAAATGGAAAAAATTCGCAGCAATGCCTGGGGCCGGGGCGGAGACTGGTATTTAAAAACGGAAATTTCTCCGGATAAACTATACTGCTATTCCTGGATTGCCAATTATCCGGACAAAGACGCTATTTGCGTTTCTTTTGAAATCCTTGAGGAGGAAAAAAAGAAAAAATAAAGGGCCGGATAATTTATAAAATTTACCGGTCCTTTTTGATTGTTTACCCCCCCAGCCCTCCTACCAAGTCAAATCCCCCTAGCCCCCTTTATCAAGGGGGTATATAATATAATTATGGACATAGACTTAGAATTGCTTTCAATTCAAAATCCCTGGTGGCGGCAACTGGGAAGCGGAGAGCGGCTTGTTAAAAGCTTGAAATTTGACTCGGTGATAGAAGCTTTTGCCGTCCAGCCTCTTAAATGGGAGCCGAAAATTTTAAACGAGGTTGATTTGGGCCGCGACAATATTTATATTCTCTATGGCGGCCGGGGTTTGGGCAAAACCACGATTTTGAAGCTTTTCATAAAAAAATTGGCAGAGGAGAAAAAGATTGAACCGGACAATATTTTTTATTATTCCTGCCATAATCTTGATACTTACGAAGAGCTTAACGAGCTTATAAAAATATTTTTAAATTGGCGGCGAGCCGAAACCAGTCGCCGCCTTTTTATTTTTATTGATGAAATCAGCCTGATAAAAAATTGGCCGAAAGGCATAAGCTATTTGGCCCGGGCCAGAAAATTAAAAAACGTGACGGTTGCCTTGGCCAGTTCCAGAAAGGAGAATTTCACAGGCAAAGCGGAAAGACTGCCAGCCCTGGATAAAATTATCACCAGCCTGGATTTTTTTGAATTTTTAAAATTATTAAATTCCAAGCTGGCGGGAAAAATTAACAAAACTAATTATCAAAATTACCAAGACCAGCTTGAATATTATTTGGACATTTATTTTTTAACCGGCGGATTTTTGCCCTGCTTAAACAGCTACCAGAAAGAAGGGGCGGTTAGGCAG is a genomic window containing:
- a CDS encoding ATP-binding protein, whose protein sequence is MDIDLELLSIQNPWWRQLGSGERLVKSLKFDSVIEAFAVQPLKWEPKILNEVDLGRDNIYILYGGRGLGKTTILKLFIKKLAEEKKIEPDNIFYYSCHNLDTYEELNELIKIFLNWRRAETSRRLFIFIDEISLIKNWPKGISYLARARKLKNVTVALASSRKENFTGKAERLPALDKIITSLDFFEFLKLLNSKLAGKINKTNYQNYQDQLEYYLDIYFLTGGFLPCLNSYQKEGAVRQDIYNDYFYSLTADIAKLGRDVILLRQILEQILLNLGQPLGYKTIARHTKAKTHLTIAEYLEILESMFVIKMIYQSDKGGQPTSRKAKKLYFTDPFLFWLFYSHINGSLDYWHFSRERLHRQDVFNALVENVVFSHLARNGDSKGKERLTYWRDNVRNREITFLIHDGKKIMPVLLGYSRDIEDKDLKIFKQAGFKRGIIISRDKMENKGNIKILPLIYFLLFGKGLLR